One Gemmatimonadaceae bacterium genomic window, TCCGACCACGAGTCGCGGTCATCTGTCCCTGGCCCCCGTGCCATCCGACCACGAGTTGCGGTTCTCTGTCCTGGACCCCGTGCCATCCGACCACGTCTCGATGTCTCCTATCCTCAACTTTCTGTGTGCTGTCCTCGACTCGCCGAGCGGTGACCGCGTCCGGTCGGCGACCACTTCTAGATTTCGACCGTGCTCCTCACCGTCACCGACCGCGGCCTGTACTGTGAGGCCGGCGATTTCTATGTCGATCCCTGGCTGCCGGTACCGCGCGCGGTTATCACCCACGCGCATGGCGATCATGCGCGCTGGGGCTGCGACACCTACCTCGGCGCGCGCGATGGAGAGCGCGTTCTGCGCACACGCCTCGGCGTTGGCGCGACGATTCGCTTCGCGAGCTACGGCGAGCCGGTCAACCTCAATGGCGTGCGCGTGTCGCTGCACCCGGCGGGCCACATTCTCGGATCGGCGCAAGTGCGCATTGAGCACGCCGGCGAGGTGTGGGTGGTCTCCGGCGATTACAAGACGGAGCCAGACAGCACCTGCGCGCCGTTCGAACCGCTCCGCTGCCACACGTTCGTCACCGAATCGACGTTCGGGCTGCCCATTTATAGGTGGTCGCCCGAGGCTGTCGCCCTCGACGAGATTCGCGGTTGGTGGCGAACGAACGCCGCGTTGAGCCGTGCATCCGTGCTGTTCGCATACTCATTAGGTAAGGCCCAGAGGATACTTGCCGGCCTCCGCGATGAAGACATCGGGCCGATCTATACGCACGGCGCGATCGAACGGCTCAATCGCGATTATCGGGATTCCGGCGTCGCGATAGCCGACACGATCTATGCGAGCGCGCTCCCGCGCAGACACGACTTCTCGAATGGACTCATTCTCGCGCCCCCGTCCGCGGGTGGATCGCTCTGGCTCCGTCGCTTTGGTGCGATCTCGACCGGATTTGCGAGCGGCTGGATGCGCGTCCGCGGGGCCCGAAGGCGACGGACGATCGATCGGGGCTTCGTACTCTCCGATCACGCGGATTGGCCGTCGTTGCTCGATGCGATCGCCGCGACGGGCGCCGAACGCGTGTGGGTGACGCACGGCTATCGCGGACCCGTCGTGAAGTGGCTCGTCGAGCACGGCGTCGAGGCGGAATCGGTGGTCAGTGGGTGGGAGGGCGAAGGAGAGACCGAACTTCTGGATCTCGCCGTCGCCGGCGAGGAGATCGTCGAGTGAAGCGTTTCGCCGCGCTGGTCGCCGCAATAGACGAGACCACGCGTACGAGCGAGAAGATCGACGCGATGGTCGAATACTTCACACATGCTCAACCCGCGGACGCGGCGTGGGCCGTTCATTTTCTCAGTGGGGAGAGGCCGAAGCGGCTCATTCCGGTGCGTCGGCTCACCGAGTGGGCGACGCAGGCGAGTGGCATCGCGCCGTGGCTGTTCGACGAGTGCTATACCGCGGTCGGCGATCTCGCGGAGACGATCACGCTCCTCCTCCCGGAAAGGGACACCGCCGTCGCACGTCCACTGCATGTGTGGATCGAAGAGTATCTCCTGGCGCTCGCCGGTCGAGACGATGGCGAGCAACGCGAGGCCATCCTGACCTCGTGGCGTGAGCTGCCGAGCGGCGAGCGCTTCGTGTGGAACAAGCTCATCACCGGCGGATTCCGCGTCGGCGTGTCACAGCCGCTCGTCATTCGGGCCCTTTCGCGAGCAAGTGGTATCGCCGAAGGTGTCATCGCGCACCGCCTAACGGGCAACTGGCAACCGAGCGCCGGGTCGTGGACGGCACTGATCGCGGTCGAGACCAACGACGCCGACATTTCGCGGCCCTATCCGTTCTTCCTCGCCTACGCGCTCGAGGAGAGCATCGAATCGCTCGGCGACATCGCTTCCTGGCAAGCGGAATGGAAGTGGGATGGCGTTCGCGCGCAACTCGTGCGCCGCGACGGACGAACGTTTCTCTGGTCACGTGGCGAGGAGCTCGTGACGGATCGTTTTCCCGAGATCAGCCAAGTCGCCGAGTGGCTGCCGGATGGCACAGTACTGGACGGCGAGATCATGCCGTGGCGCGATGGCTGTCCGCTCCCCTTCGCCCAGCTGCAGCGCCGCATTGGACGTAAGTCGTTAGGCGCGAAGATCCTCGAGGAAGTACCGGTGGTGCTCGTCGTCTACGACCTGCTCGAGGTCGCGGGTAAGGATGTTCGCGAGCAGCCCTTCTCATGGCGTCGCGCGCAGATCGTCGAGCTGCTTCAGGACCTGCGCGTCAACGGGAGGCTCATTCTCTCCCCCGCCGTGGCGGCGACAAGCTGGGCCGAGATCCGAGACGCCTGGGCCGGCGCGCGCGAGATGCACGCGGAGGGGTTGATGCTTAAGCGGCTGGACGCACCGTACGGCGTCGGACGCCGGCGCGGCGGTTGGTGGAAATGGAAAGTGCAGCCCTACGCCGTAGACGCTGTGATGATCTACGCACAAGCGGGCCACGGCCGCCGAGCGTCGCTCAATACGGATTACACTTTTGCCGTGTGGGATGGCGGCGCGCTCGTGCCCTTTGCAAAGGCATACTCGGGCCTAAGCGATGCGGAGATCCGGGACCTCGACGCGTGGATCCGTCGCAACACGGTCGAGAAGTTCGGTCCTGTGCGCAGCGTGAAGCCCGAGCAGGTCTTCGAGCTCGCGTTCGAGGGCATTCAGCCGAGCTCTCGGCACAAGTCCGGCGTCGCCGTTAGGTTCCCGCGGATCGTCCGTTGGCGAACGGACAAAAAGGCCGAGGACGCCGATACCTTGGCGACGCTTCGCTCGTTGATGCATACTCCACGTTGACAACTCTCTCATCGTATGACTTGTCGGCCCACGGCATTCCGACTGCATTCGCTGGCCCTCCCCCTCCTTCTGGGGTTGCAGACGACGGCCTGCAATACCGGCGATGGGCTCGATCCTGGCGACGTCAGCCATGTGCTGGTCACCTACAGCGGAGAGCGGAGCGGGACGTTCGACGCATCGGGACGGCCCGACAGCTCGACAAATGATAACGTCATCGCGCGAGGAGACTACGCCGTGGGCGTCACATACGCCGGGACTACGCGCAGCGGTACCTTCAGCATCATCGCCGACGACGACGCCGGCGCGCCGTACGGGAATATGCTGCTGTTCGGCTTCATACCGGCGCACACCGGAACGTACCCCTTGACGAGGGTTGTGACCGGGGCGCTGCTCTTCGGCGTCACCTGGGAGGGTCGGTCGTTCGGCGAAGACGCGTTCTACTCGATCGACAATGGGGAAATCACAGTTACGTCATACAGCTCGACGCGGGCGCAGGGCATGTTCACGGCCACGGCGACTCACTATCAGTTCAATCCGAATCCTGTCGCGCTCGGCACCATCCACGTCGACGGAAAATTCAATGTTGCGTTCGACAACGTCGTTGCGATCTCCTACCGGTGCTACCTCTTTGCGTGTTGATATGAGCATGTGCGAAAGCGGACTGCGGCTTCTGGCGCTGCTCCTCTGCTGCGCGCTCCTCCCGGCACCGGCGCGTGCGCAACAGCCGGCACTCACCAGCGCCGATTCGGCTCTGGTCGGACGCATCCTTCTTGCCGAAGATCAGAGGGATGTGTCGAATCCGGCACTCGCCGAGGGCGCACGGCATCCCGATCAGCGAATTCAACTGCTCGCGCGTCGGGCAACGGCGCGTATTGGCGATCCGAAGTTCGCCTCGCGCGATTCCTTTCCGAAGTTGCCCGCTCCGCCTGCATATCAAGATCCCGCGTGGCGCCTTCGGTATCGGGCGCTCACGCCGAGCGACTGTCTCGCGTTGCGCGGGGCGCTCGCCGACAGCGTGTGGGCGGTGCGCCTTCACGCCATCGATCTCGTGAGCGCAACGTGCGCCCACGATTCGCTCTGGACACGAGCGCTCATCACGTGGGTGCGCACCGTCCCCCCTAACGCATCGCGGCTTCACGCCACGGCGTCGTGGCAACCGGCGGCGCACGCCTTGGTAGCGCTCGCGCGAACGCGCCCCGAAATCGGTCGACGGATGCTTCCGGTTATTGCGCGCAAGCACACGGCGGCGCTGCGCGTCTACGCAGCGCGCACTGCCGCGATCCTCAACGATACGTCGGCGCTACGAACGCTGGCGCGCGATCCCGATGACAACGTCATGGAAGCGGCGATCGACGGCCTTAGCAAGGTCGCCGGTCATTCGGCGGACGACATCTATCTTCTCACCCTGAGCGCGCGCGGCTACCAGGCCGTTCGCGCCGCGGCGCGGGCGCTCGCCGGTTCGTCGCGCAAGGGTGAGGTCCTCAACGCCGCGCTCGCGGCCGAGCGACGACTGCGGAACGATTCGAGCGAGACGTCGCGCGACGCGCGGCTCGCGCTGCTCGAGCGCGTGAGCGAACAGGCGGACCCCGCGCACGCAATGGCGATTGCTGCGCTCGCGACGGACTTCGATTGTGCGGTGGCGCAAGCCGCGGCGACGATTGCGGCGCGCCTGGCACCCACATCGGGAATGGCGCCGAAGTGCACGCGCCTTCCCGTTAGGCTCTCACCGGATGCCGTCGCGCTCGCATTGGGACGGGACGCGCGACTCCGCGTCGTCATGGCCGACTCGAGTGGCGGCGGCTCGTTCGTCGTTCGCCTGCGCGGCGACGTCGCACCCATTATGGCGGCGCGCATCCTCGAGCTCGCGCGCGCTCACTACTACGACGGTCTCACCTGGCAGCGCGTCGAAACGGATTTCGTGATTCAAGGCGGCAGCCCGCACGCCAATGAGTACGCCGGCAACCCGCGCTTCATCCGCGACGAGCTCGGGACGGTGCCACACGTGCGTGGTGCAGTAGGGATGAGCACGCGCGGCCACGATACCGGCGACGCGCAGTGGTTCGTGAATCTGCGGGACAATCTTCGACTGAACGCGGACTACACGGTCTTCGGTGAGGTCGTAGAGGGAATCGATATCGTCGATGGTGTGCTCGAAGGTGACGTCATAGCGCGGATCGAAGTGCTGTAACCACATGACAGAGGCTTGCGACGCGCTGGGCGGCGTCCCACACTAGCCGCATGAGATTCCCACCACTTCTGCTCGCGCTCGTGACGCTCGGCGTCGGCGTGCACGAGACGCCGCACGGCACCATCATCGCGAGCAACATGCGCGACAACACCGCCACGGTGATCGACGCGGCATCGGGCAAAGTGCTCGCGACCGTCACGACAAGCGAAGCGCCTCACGAAGTCGCGACGACCCACGACGGCAAATGGGCCGTCGTTAGCAACTATGGAACACGTGAGCGTCCGGGCAACAGCATTACGGTCATCGATCTGAACCGGCTCGTCGTGGCCCGCACCATCGACCTCGGCGAGTACCGTCGACCGCATGGGATGGCGTTCTTCCCCGGTGACACGCTGCTCGCAGTGACGTCGGAGGTGAGCCGCGCCGTGCTCCTCCTCGATTTCCGCAGCGGCAAAGTCATTGGCACCGTGCCGACGAGCGGGCGAACGTCGCACATGTTGGCGATGTCGTCGGCCGGCGACGAGCTGTTCACGACGAACATCGCCGATGGATCGATCAGCCGGCTCGACGTTGCGAAACGCTCAACGCGAATCGTCATTCCCGTTGCCAAACAAGTGGAAGGAATCGCGATCAGCCCAGACGGTAAACACGTGTGGGTTGGCAGCAATGCCGATGGAATTGTCGTCGTCATCGATACCGACAAAGGACAGCCGATCGACACGTTGATCGGCTTTGGGATCCCGTATCGGCTTGCCGTGTCACGCGACGGCGCGACGGCGATCGTGACCGATCCGTCCCGTGGTGAGGTCCGTATCTTCGATGCACGGACGCGCCGTCAGCGTTCTCTCATCACCGTCCCGCGCGGCGGCGTGCTGCCGACAGCAGAGGTTCCGGGTTCGCCGTCGCCCGAAGGAGTGACGACGTCGCCGGACGGGCGCTGGGCGTTCGTGACGTTGCAGGGACGCAATCTCGTCGCCATGATCGATCTCCAGCAGGGCACCATCGTCGCCTATGCGCCGACCGGCACCTGGTCCGACGGAATCGCCTATTCGACGCTCGAGGTCCGTTGATGCTTCGTTACCTGATCCGCGCGGTAGTTGCGACCTCGTGCCTTCCGGTCGCGGCCCTCATCGCACAAGGCACGGTCATCGGAACCGTCACCGACAGCATCGGCCACCACCCGCTCGCGGGTGCGCTGGTGCAGATCGTCTCCGACTCGGCGAAGGTTTCCAGGAGCGCGAACTCGGACTCGCTCGGTGCGTTTCACTTCGATAGCGTCCCCGCGGGTTCGTACATCATCGGCTTCTTCCATCCCTCGCTCGATAGTCTCGGCATCGAGCTCTCGCCGAGGCGTTTAGTCGTTAGGCAAGGAGAGACGGAAAGGGCCGCGCTGTCGATTCCGTCGGCGTGGACAATCGAGACGCAGCTGTGCCATGCCGCACCGATGCGGGATTCGACTGGCTTGCTGCTCGGGCACGTCCGCGACGCCGACACGCAACAGCCGCGCGACGCAACGGTCACGGTGTTCTGGACGGAGCTCAGCATCGGTCAGGGCGGCATACAGCGCAACCGTCGACAGATTCCCGTAAAGACGGACGCCATGGGCTGGTTTGCGTTCTGCGGCCTTCCGAGCGACGCCGAGATAAGCGCGAGTGCGCAGGCCGGCGACGAGGCGAGCGGCGACGTGATCGTGCGCGTGCCGGCGGGCGGATTGTCGATGCGTGACTTCCTCGTGAGTAAGGCGGATTCTACCATCGCCGTTTACGCGGCCGGCGACACGACGCCCTCGGCGGCGCGCGTGCCCGTCGCGACGCTGCGTCGCGGCAATGCGCGCGTCAGCGGTGTTGTCCGCACTTACAAGGGAGAGCCCGTGAACAACGCCGAGGTGAGCGTTCCTGGTACGGGCGTGTATGGACGGACTCAGAAGGCCGGTGAGTTCGCGCTCGCTGGTCTCCCGGCGGGTACGCAGACGCTCGAGGTGCGCGTGATCGGCTTCGAGCCCAAGCACGTCATCGTCGATTTGACGCGAGACCACCTAACGACGATCCAGGTCGCGCTCGACCGGCCGGTACAGACGCTCGACGCGGTGAGGGTGTATGGCACCGGCAGCACGCGGCTCGCGGAGTTCGAGCGGCGGGTGAAGGCAGGCTTTGGCCACATTCTGACACCCGGGGACA contains:
- a CDS encoding ligase-associated DNA damage response exonuclease yields the protein MLLTVTDRGLYCEAGDFYVDPWLPVPRAVITHAHGDHARWGCDTYLGARDGERVLRTRLGVGATIRFASYGEPVNLNGVRVSLHPAGHILGSAQVRIEHAGEVWVVSGDYKTEPDSTCAPFEPLRCHTFVTESTFGLPIYRWSPEAVALDEIRGWWRTNAALSRASVLFAYSLGKAQRILAGLRDEDIGPIYTHGAIERLNRDYRDSGVAIADTIYASALPRRHDFSNGLILAPPSAGGSLWLRRFGAISTGFASGWMRVRGARRRRTIDRGFVLSDHADWPSLLDAIAATGAERVWVTHGYRGPVVKWLVEHGVEAESVVSGWEGEGETELLDLAVAGEEIVE
- a CDS encoding ATP-dependent DNA ligase, giving the protein MKRFAALVAAIDETTRTSEKIDAMVEYFTHAQPADAAWAVHFLSGERPKRLIPVRRLTEWATQASGIAPWLFDECYTAVGDLAETITLLLPERDTAVARPLHVWIEEYLLALAGRDDGEQREAILTSWRELPSGERFVWNKLITGGFRVGVSQPLVIRALSRASGIAEGVIAHRLTGNWQPSAGSWTALIAVETNDADISRPYPFFLAYALEESIESLGDIASWQAEWKWDGVRAQLVRRDGRTFLWSRGEELVTDRFPEISQVAEWLPDGTVLDGEIMPWRDGCPLPFAQLQRRIGRKSLGAKILEEVPVVLVVYDLLEVAGKDVREQPFSWRRAQIVELLQDLRVNGRLILSPAVAATSWAEIRDAWAGAREMHAEGLMLKRLDAPYGVGRRRGGWWKWKVQPYAVDAVMIYAQAGHGRRASLNTDYTFAVWDGGALVPFAKAYSGLSDAEIRDLDAWIRRNTVEKFGPVRSVKPEQVFELAFEGIQPSSRHKSGVAVRFPRIVRWRTDKKAEDADTLATLRSLMHTPR
- a CDS encoding peptidylprolyl isomerase, whose amino-acid sequence is MSMCESGLRLLALLLCCALLPAPARAQQPALTSADSALVGRILLAEDQRDVSNPALAEGARHPDQRIQLLARRATARIGDPKFASRDSFPKLPAPPAYQDPAWRLRYRALTPSDCLALRGALADSVWAVRLHAIDLVSATCAHDSLWTRALITWVRTVPPNASRLHATASWQPAAHALVALARTRPEIGRRMLPVIARKHTAALRVYAARTAAILNDTSALRTLARDPDDNVMEAAIDGLSKVAGHSADDIYLLTLSARGYQAVRAAARALAGSSRKGEVLNAALAAERRLRNDSSETSRDARLALLERVSEQADPAHAMAIAALATDFDCAVAQAAATIAARLAPTSGMAPKCTRLPVRLSPDAVALALGRDARLRVVMADSSGGGSFVVRLRGDVAPIMAARILELARAHYYDGLTWQRVETDFVIQGGSPHANEYAGNPRFIRDELGTVPHVRGAVGMSTRGHDTGDAQWFVNLRDNLRLNADYTVFGEVVEGIDIVDGVLEGDVIARIEVL
- a CDS encoding cytochrome D1 domain-containing protein, producing the protein MRFPPLLLALVTLGVGVHETPHGTIIASNMRDNTATVIDAASGKVLATVTTSEAPHEVATTHDGKWAVVSNYGTRERPGNSITVIDLNRLVVARTIDLGEYRRPHGMAFFPGDTLLAVTSEVSRAVLLLDFRSGKVIGTVPTSGRTSHMLAMSSAGDELFTTNIADGSISRLDVAKRSTRIVIPVAKQVEGIAISPDGKHVWVGSNADGIVVVIDTDKGQPIDTLIGFGIPYRLAVSRDGATAIVTDPSRGEVRIFDARTRRQRSLITVPRGGVLPTAEVPGSPSPEGVTTSPDGRWAFVTLQGRNLVAMIDLQQGTIVAYAPTGTWSDGIAYSTLEVR
- a CDS encoding carboxypeptidase regulatory-like domain-containing protein, producing MLRYLIRAVVATSCLPVAALIAQGTVIGTVTDSIGHHPLAGALVQIVSDSAKVSRSANSDSLGAFHFDSVPAGSYIIGFFHPSLDSLGIELSPRRLVVRQGETERAALSIPSAWTIETQLCHAAPMRDSTGLLLGHVRDADTQQPRDATVTVFWTELSIGQGGIQRNRRQIPVKTDAMGWFAFCGLPSDAEISASAQAGDEASGDVIVRVPAGGLSMRDFLVSKADSTIAVYAAGDTTPSAARVPVATLRRGNARVSGVVRTYKGEPVNNAEVSVPGTGVYGRTQKAGEFALAGLPAGTQTLEVRVIGFEPKHVIVDLTRDHLTTIQVALDRPVQTLDAVRVYGTGSTRLAEFERRVKAGFGHILTPGDIEKRHATQTTDLFRTVVGVRVVPGRFGNVVLLRNCRPTVYLNGMRLDDNAATEIDQLANPDEITGIEVYTTASRPIEFWGNNCGSVVIWAGMLPR